The genomic DNA AAAAACGTTATGTGTTTTCGAAGAACAATTTCATTTTCGAACCGGTGAATTCGAATGTGTAAAGTTTAATATTTCACCAATTAACTTGAGAATATATTATGAGTAAAGGTACAGTAAAGTGGTTCGATGCAGGAAAAGGTTTTGGTTTTATTACTCCTGAAGATGGCGGTAAAGATCTTTTCGTTCATCATTCAGAAATTCAAAGTGGTGGAGATTATGCATCCCTTAATGACGGACAAGCAGTAGAATTTGAAGTAGGCCAAGGTCAGAAAGGACCTTGTGCTAACAAAGTTGTAGCAATTTAGTAATAAAAGCATAGCTTGGCCGGCGCAAACGATGCGTCGTCAAGCTGGCTTCCAATTATGTGTCCGAGTTACCCACAATTGGTATATATTTAGTATCTTATCAATAAAGTCAAAGGAGAGATTTATGGCTAAAGGTCAAGATTCAAAAAAGGCAGTTAAAAAGAAACCTGAAAAAACGTTGAAAGAAAAACGCGCAGAGAAAAAGGAAAAAAAGGTGAATAATCGATAGCCGTTACACGTAAAGGGATAGTTAGTAGTGGTATCGGAGCTGAGAAATGAATTCAAATAACCGTTTAACGTGTTTCTAAGGGCGGTATAGCTGAGAGCTTTCATGGCAATAAACATCATTAACGTACAGGTACGCAATAGTGTACAAGAGAAACTCATCCAGCAAATTAGTATGTAATTAGCAGTAAAAAACCTATTCCACCGTCACCGACTTCGCCAGGTTGCGCGGCTGATCGACATCGGTCCCTTTCAGCACAGCCACATGGTAGGAAAGCAGTTGTAACGGGACGGTATAGACTATCGGTGCCACGGCATCTGTCTCATCGACATCATCCACTTCAATAACATGAACGTAATCCTCTTCACTGATACCGGCATTTTGATCGGCAAAGACATAAAGCTCTCCACCACGGGCACGCACCTCTTGCAGGTTGGATTTCAGTTTTTCCAGTAGTGCATTATTGGGGGCGACGGCAATGACCGGCATATCGGCATCCACCAATGCCAATGGCCCATGCTTTAATTCACCGGCAGCATAGGCCTCGGCATGAATATAGGAGATTTCCTTCAACTTCAGCGCACCCTCCATAGCCACCGGATATTGCACCCCACGGCCAAGAAAAAGGGCATCCTGTTTATCGGCAAATCGTTCTGACAGGCGCTTGATCTGATCACTCAAAGTCAAGGTGTGTTCAATACGCGCAGGCAGGGCGATTAATTGCTGCACAATCTGTTTTTCTTTCTCCTGATCCAGACCATGATGCTTGCCAATCGCCACCACCATTAATAATAAAACCGTTAACTGTGTAGTAAATGCCTTGGTCGATGCCACGCCAATCTCGGGGCCGGCACGGGTCATCATTACTAACTCGGATTCGCGTACCAGTGAACTCTCAGGCACATTGCAGATTGCCAGGGTATGTTGAAAACCCAGTTTTTTTGCCTCACGCAAAGCGGCCAGGGTATCTGCAGTCTCACCCGACTGCGATATGGTAACGAACAGGGTGTTGGGGCGAACGACATGGCTACGATAACGAAATTCACTCGCCACCTCAATCTCACAAGGGACACCTGCCAACGCCTCAAGCCAATATTTTGTCACCAGACCCGCGTGATAACTGGTGCCACAGGCAACAATTTGTACCTGCTGTATTTTTGCCAGAATCTCGCTGGCCCCTGGGCCAAAGGATTCACTGAGTACACAGCCATTGCCGAGTCGCCCTTCCAAGGCATCGGCAATCACCCTGGGTTGTTCATGAATCTCCTTCATCATATAGTGGCGATATTGACCACGCTCAACCGAATCCATGGATAGCTCGGATACCTTTTCCTGACGCTCTACCTTCGATCCGGTAACATCAAAGACCTGCATGCCCTCAGGTGTAAGATCAACGATATCCCCTTCTTCCAGAAAGACAAAACGCTGGGTAACCGGGAGCAAGGCCGGAACATCCGAAGCTATAAACATTTCACCAATACCCACACCGACGACCAGAGGGCTGCCACTGCGTGCCGCAATCAGACGACCGGGTTCTGCATTACTGATGACACCGAGACCATAGGCACCCTTCAAATCCTTAATAGTAGCCTGCACAGCCGCGAGTAAATCCATTCCCTGTTGCTGATGATAATGAATCTGATGGACAATCACCTCCGTATCGGTCTCCGAGGTAAACTCATAACCCTGCTTGAGCTGTTGCTCACGCAACTCATCATGGTTCTCAATGATACCGTTATGCACCACAGCCACATTATTACGACAGACATGGGGATGAGCATTAGCATCAGAGGGTTTACCATGGGTTGCCCAGCGGGTATGAGCAATACCGGTCACACCTTGCACCGGATTCTGCTCAATCGCAGCCTCCAATTGTGATACCTTACCCGTTGCACGAACACGCTGAATAGCCTGCGCATTATTAATTAATGCCACACCCGCAGAGTCATAGCCGCGATACTCCAGCCGCCGCAGACCTTCCAATAATATCGGTGTTACATCACGCTGTGCTACTGCTCCAACAATCCCACACATAAACTTTACCTTTTTACCGTAAATTCGTCATTCCCGCGCAGGCGGGAATCCATTACAACCGTGGTGCGTGGTACGCACCCTACCCCTTGTTTCTACTTCAAGAGACAGGGATTACTCTTCTCTAACAGAGACCGTTGCCCGCAGGGATGCGGGCATCGAGCCTCGAACTCACCAAGCACAATCACTTCTTCTTAACCGGCCGCTTCCACCCAATAATATTCTTCTGCGATACCCGGCTAATACTCAACGTGCCCTCCGGCACATCACCCGTAATCGTCGCACCCGCACCCACGGTCGCCTTATCACCCACCGTCACCGGTGCCACCAACTGAGTATCCGAACCAATAAAGACATCATCACCGATAATGGTACGATGTTTATTAGCCCCATCATAATTACAGGTAATTGTACCCGCCCCAATATTCACCCGCTGGCCTATCGTAGTATCACCAATATAACTCAGATGATTAACCTTACTGCCACTACCAACATCAGATTTTTTAATCTCAACAAAATTACCCACATGGACATGATCAGCCAGATTCGCCTCCGGACGCAGACGCGCAAA from Gammaproteobacteria bacterium includes the following:
- a CDS encoding cold-shock protein, whose product is MSKGTVKWFDAGKGFGFITPEDGGKDLFVHHSEIQSGGDYASLNDGQAVEFEVGQGQKGPCANKVVAI
- the glmS gene encoding glutamine--fructose-6-phosphate transaminase (isomerizing), whose protein sequence is MCGIVGAVAQRDVTPILLEGLRRLEYRGYDSAGVALINNAQAIQRVRATGKVSQLEAAIEQNPVQGVTGIAHTRWATHGKPSDANAHPHVCRNNVAVVHNGIIENHDELREQQLKQGYEFTSETDTEVIVHQIHYHQQQGMDLLAAVQATIKDLKGAYGLGVISNAEPGRLIAARSGSPLVVGVGIGEMFIASDVPALLPVTQRFVFLEEGDIVDLTPEGMQVFDVTGSKVERQEKVSELSMDSVERGQYRHYMMKEIHEQPRVIADALEGRLGNGCVLSESFGPGASEILAKIQQVQIVACGTSYHAGLVTKYWLEALAGVPCEIEVASEFRYRSHVVRPNTLFVTISQSGETADTLAALREAKKLGFQHTLAICNVPESSLVRESELVMMTRAGPEIGVASTKAFTTQLTVLLLMVVAIGKHHGLDQEKEKQIVQQLIALPARIEHTLTLSDQIKRLSERFADKQDALFLGRGVQYPVAMEGALKLKEISYIHAEAYAAGELKHGPLALVDADMPVIAVAPNNALLEKLKSNLQEVRARGGELYVFADQNAGISEEDYVHVIEVDDVDETDAVAPIVYTVPLQLLSYHVAVLKGTDVDQPRNLAKSVTVE